In Lentibacillus amyloliquefaciens, one DNA window encodes the following:
- a CDS encoding ABC transporter ATP-binding protein, with amino-acid sequence MDYVVEMLDIRKEFPGVVANDNITLQLKKGEIHALLGENGAGKSTLVNVLFGLYQPEKGEIRVNGEPVKITDPNVANELGIGMVHQHFMLVEPFTVTQNIILGSEPTNYGKIDLKKAEKEVQELSDRYKLRVDVTAKISDISVGMQQRVEILKTLYRGAEVLIFDEPTAVLTPQEITELMDIMQSLTAEGKSIILITHKLKEIMEIAERCTVIRKGEGIDTLDVSETSVTELASLMVGRNVSFKIDKQPADPKENVLKIENLTVKDKRKVEMVKGMNLEVRSGEILGVAGVDGNGQSELIEAITGLQKTDSGKILLNRKDITNLSPRRVTESGIGHIPQDRQKYGLVLDFSVGENMVLQTYYQKPYSKYKTLNYKEIYKKAETLIDEYDVRTPSVYTSARSLSGGNQQKAIIGREIDRSPDLLIAAQPTRGLDVGAIEFIHNKLIEERDKGRAVLLISFELDEVMDLSDRIAVMFDGKNVAEVKPEETEENELGLLMAGSTKAKAGGQE; translated from the coding sequence GTGGATTATGTAGTTGAAATGCTGGATATACGTAAAGAATTTCCCGGTGTTGTGGCAAACGATAATATAACATTGCAATTAAAGAAAGGTGAGATTCATGCCCTGCTGGGGGAAAATGGAGCTGGAAAATCAACATTGGTGAACGTCCTTTTTGGATTGTATCAGCCCGAAAAGGGTGAAATACGTGTAAATGGGGAACCGGTAAAAATTACTGACCCCAATGTTGCAAATGAGCTTGGAATCGGGATGGTCCATCAGCACTTTATGCTTGTGGAACCGTTTACTGTTACACAAAACATCATATTAGGAAGCGAACCAACAAACTATGGAAAAATTGATTTAAAAAAAGCGGAAAAAGAGGTTCAGGAACTGTCAGACAGATATAAATTGCGTGTTGACGTCACAGCCAAGATCAGTGATATATCAGTTGGCATGCAGCAAAGGGTCGAAATCCTCAAAACTCTCTACCGTGGTGCAGAAGTCCTGATTTTCGACGAACCAACCGCTGTCTTGACACCACAGGAAATCACAGAATTGATGGATATAATGCAGTCACTGACAGCCGAAGGAAAATCGATCATTTTAATCACACATAAACTTAAGGAAATAATGGAGATTGCCGAACGATGCACGGTTATCCGAAAAGGTGAAGGAATTGATACGTTAGATGTGTCTGAGACGTCCGTAACCGAGCTTGCTTCGCTGATGGTGGGGAGAAATGTCAGCTTTAAGATTGACAAACAGCCCGCTGATCCAAAAGAAAATGTGCTGAAGATTGAAAATTTAACGGTCAAAGACAAACGGAAAGTTGAAATGGTCAAAGGTATGAATCTTGAAGTCCGTTCCGGTGAAATTCTTGGTGTGGCCGGTGTTGATGGAAATGGCCAGTCAGAACTGATAGAAGCGATTACCGGACTGCAAAAGACAGACTCAGGAAAAATCCTGCTAAATCGTAAAGATATCACAAATCTTTCACCCAGGAGAGTGACGGAAAGCGGCATTGGCCATATACCTCAGGATCGTCAAAAATATGGATTGGTACTTGACTTTTCCGTTGGTGAAAACATGGTTCTTCAGACGTATTACCAGAAACCTTACTCAAAATATAAAACACTTAATTATAAAGAAATTTATAAAAAAGCTGAGACACTGATTGATGAATATGATGTGAGAACGCCAAGCGTTTATACAAGCGCACGATCTTTATCCGGCGGAAATCAGCAAAAAGCGATTATTGGCCGGGAAATCGACCGTTCTCCAGACCTGTTAATAGCAGCCCAACCGACAAGGGGACTCGATGTCGGGGCAATTGAATTTATTCATAATAAGCTGATTGAGGAACGGGATAAAGGGAGAGCTGTCTTGTTAATTTCCTTTGAATTGGATGAAGTGATGGACTTAAGCGACAGGATTGCTGTTATGTTTGATGGCAAAAATGTTGCCGAAGTAAAACCGGAGGAAACAGAGGAAAATGAATTAGGGTTGCTAATGGCTGGAAGCACGAAAGCGAAAGCAGGTGGTCAGGAGTGA
- a CDS encoding ABC transporter permease produces the protein MNTNKLFNVLVPLISALIGLVAGALIMLGFGYNPIKGYAALWNGAFGDIYYFGETVRQVTPYIFTGLAVAFAFRSGLLNIGAEGQVIVGWLAAVWIGTTVEAPMIIHLPLAVIVAALAGAVWGFIPGLLKATRGVHEVIVTIMLNYTALYAANAIVRNVLSDNEDKTPDVAGTASLASEWFQNMTYFSRMHYGIFIALFTAVIMWFIIERTSLGYELKSVGFNEHASKYAGMNVKRNIILSMVIAGAFAGLAGAMEGLGTFGYMSVQSGFNNLGFDGIAVALLGANTAIGVVLAAILFGSLKVGGLNMPTEAGVPTELVDIIIALIIFFVASGYIIRWLLLRFKKEGK, from the coding sequence GTGAACACCAATAAACTTTTTAATGTACTCGTGCCGCTTATATCGGCACTGATTGGGTTAGTTGCCGGTGCACTGATAATGCTTGGATTTGGCTATAACCCCATAAAAGGTTATGCAGCATTGTGGAATGGTGCTTTTGGCGACATATACTATTTTGGGGAAACGGTCAGGCAGGTGACCCCGTACATATTTACCGGATTGGCTGTGGCGTTTGCTTTCAGATCCGGTCTCCTGAATATTGGGGCAGAAGGTCAGGTTATTGTAGGCTGGCTTGCTGCAGTATGGATCGGTACAACAGTTGAAGCGCCGATGATTATTCATTTACCGCTTGCGGTAATCGTTGCTGCATTAGCGGGCGCGGTATGGGGCTTTATCCCTGGTCTTTTGAAAGCAACCCGGGGTGTCCATGAAGTAATTGTCACAATAATGTTAAACTACACGGCTTTATATGCAGCCAATGCAATTGTCCGAAATGTTCTTTCCGATAATGAGGATAAAACACCGGATGTCGCAGGAACAGCATCACTAGCATCAGAATGGTTTCAAAATATGACGTATTTCTCACGCATGCACTATGGTATTTTCATTGCCTTATTTACAGCTGTTATCATGTGGTTCATCATCGAACGGACATCTCTGGGATATGAGCTCAAGTCAGTTGGTTTTAATGAACATGCATCGAAATATGCAGGTATGAACGTTAAACGGAATATTATCTTATCAATGGTCATTGCCGGCGCATTTGCTGGATTGGCAGGTGCCATGGAAGGACTTGGCACATTCGGTTACATGTCCGTGCAATCGGGTTTCAATAACCTTGGATTTGACGGGATTGCTGTAGCATTGTTAGGTGCTAACACCGCTATCGGTGTCGTGCTGGCGGCCATATTGTTTGGTTCGCTTAAGGTTGGCGGCTTAAATATGCCGACTGAAGCCGGTGTGCCGACTGAATTGGTTGATATCATTATTGCACTGATCATTTTCTTTGTTGCCTCAGGCTATATTATTCGCTGGCTCTTACTTCGCTTTAAAAAGGAGGGGAAATAA
- a CDS encoding ABC transporter permease, giving the protein MGFVDLLQSIIPPALFFSAPLIFTALGGVFSERSGVINIGLEGLMVMGAFVGIVFNLAFADVFGGWTPWVSIIVAAIVSAIFSLIHAVAAVSFRADQVVSGVAINFLALGLGVFLTKQWYGKGQTDMVSQQFFTQDIPLLSKIPIIGEIFFQGIYLSSYLAIVLAFVAWYVLYKTPFGLRLRSVGEHPMAADTNGVSVYKMRYIAVILSGALGGLGGSVFALTIALNFSHATIVGQGFMSLAAVIFGKWHPLGAMGAALFFGFAQSLSVISGGVPLLEDVPQVFLLIAPYVLTILALAGFIGRAEAPRANGEPYIKGTR; this is encoded by the coding sequence ATGGGATTTGTTGATCTATTACAGTCTATTATTCCACCAGCACTTTTCTTTTCAGCTCCATTGATATTCACAGCTTTGGGCGGAGTATTCAGTGAACGGTCAGGTGTTATTAATATCGGGCTCGAAGGTCTCATGGTTATGGGCGCATTTGTTGGTATTGTGTTTAATCTTGCCTTTGCCGATGTATTCGGAGGCTGGACACCTTGGGTATCGATTATTGTCGCCGCGATTGTATCAGCAATATTTTCACTTATTCACGCAGTCGCTGCCGTCTCATTCCGTGCTGATCAAGTCGTCAGTGGTGTAGCGATTAACTTTTTGGCGCTTGGGTTAGGTGTTTTCCTGACAAAGCAATGGTATGGAAAAGGACAAACCGACATGGTTTCTCAGCAATTTTTCACCCAGGATATTCCGTTGCTTTCAAAGATTCCGATAATCGGGGAGATATTTTTCCAGGGTATTTATTTAAGCTCTTATTTAGCCATCGTTTTAGCCTTTGTTGCGTGGTATGTCCTCTATAAAACACCATTTGGCCTCAGACTTCGGTCTGTTGGGGAACACCCGATGGCTGCTGATACGAACGGTGTAAGTGTATATAAAATGCGCTACATTGCTGTTATTTTATCCGGAGCTCTCGGTGGTCTTGGCGGATCGGTATTTGCTTTAACAATCGCTTTGAATTTTTCTCACGCCACAATTGTTGGTCAAGGATTTATGTCTCTGGCAGCAGTCATTTTTGGAAAATGGCATCCGCTTGGGGCAATGGGAGCCGCACTGTTTTTTGGTTTTGCGCAGAGTTTGAGTGTCATCAGCGGTGGTGTGCCGTTGCTTGAAGATGTACCGCAAGTATTCCTGCTGATAGCCCCTTATGTCTTAACAATCCTGGCTTTGGCAGGGTTCATTGGTCGTGCTGAAGCACCAAGAGCTAATGGTGAACCGTATATAAAAGGCACACGTTAA
- the yfmF gene encoding EF-P 5-aminopentanol modification-associated protein YfmF, whose product MQQGTQSYPDRIALQQKLDSLYGALLSMNGTKKGNNHIMTIRLETANQKFISNEAAIMDEAITLFNEVIFNPKREHGIFPQSIVDREKETLKQKINGVADDKMRLANMRILDEMCKDERYKLHIQGYEEDLETITPDDLYACYQSMLEEDELDIYVSGDIDPDKIEDKLSAVFTRKDVNNRLPHEEEPVDQHKEVRTIIEKQDVQQAKLHFGYRTHISFQNDDYFALHVFNGLFGGFPSSKLFINVREKNSLAYYAASRFESHKGLLFVFSGIAPNDYEQAREIIEEQMQAMKNGDFTENELADTKQLIINQLLETMDSARGMVELMYQQVVGCAERPPEKLIEGIKSVSKEDVIRVAEKLELDTVYLLTRGDMDE is encoded by the coding sequence TTGCAACAGGGGACACAATCCTATCCGGATCGCATTGCCCTTCAGCAAAAGCTGGATAGTTTATACGGGGCCCTCTTGTCAATGAACGGAACTAAGAAAGGCAACAATCATATAATGACAATTCGTCTTGAGACGGCCAACCAGAAATTTATCTCCAATGAAGCTGCCATTATGGATGAGGCGATCACTCTATTTAATGAAGTTATTTTTAATCCCAAACGCGAACATGGTATTTTTCCTCAATCGATTGTTGACAGAGAAAAAGAAACGCTTAAACAAAAAATTAATGGCGTTGCCGATGATAAAATGCGATTGGCCAATATGCGGATTCTTGATGAGATGTGCAAGGATGAACGCTATAAATTGCACATCCAGGGTTACGAAGAAGACTTGGAAACCATCACACCTGACGATTTGTATGCCTGTTACCAGTCAATGCTCGAAGAAGACGAACTGGATATTTATGTCTCAGGCGATATAGACCCTGACAAGATTGAAGATAAACTTTCAGCCGTTTTTACCCGAAAAGATGTTAATAATCGACTGCCGCACGAGGAAGAACCAGTGGATCAGCATAAAGAAGTACGTACAATCATTGAAAAACAGGACGTGCAGCAGGCGAAACTGCATTTTGGGTACCGGACACATATATCTTTTCAGAATGACGATTATTTTGCGTTACATGTTTTTAACGGATTATTTGGCGGATTCCCCAGTTCCAAATTGTTTATCAATGTCAGAGAAAAAAACAGCCTTGCTTATTATGCGGCTTCAAGATTTGAAAGTCACAAAGGTTTATTGTTTGTTTTTAGCGGTATTGCCCCAAATGATTATGAGCAGGCGCGGGAGATTATTGAAGAGCAGATGCAAGCAATGAAAAATGGTGATTTTACCGAGAATGAACTGGCTGATACGAAACAATTAATCATCAATCAGCTGCTTGAGACTATGGACAGTGCAAGAGGGATGGTAGAACTCATGTATCAGCAGGTGGTGGGATGTGCAGAACGGCCTCCCGAAAAGCTGATTGAAGGTATTAAATCTGTCAGTAAGGAAGACGTCATTAGAGTGGCAGAAAAACTTGAGTTAGATACGGTTTATTTACTGACAAGGGGGGATATGGATGAATAA
- the yfmH gene encoding EF-P 5-aminopentanol modification-associated protein YfmH has product MNKYTYDHIGEEIYKEKLNNGLSVYLLPKPQMAKTYGLFTTDYGSIDQTFVPIDGTDQTTVPEGVAHFLEHKMFEKEDRDVFSDFSKQGASANAYTSFTKTAYLFASTNHIEENIETLLDFVQNPYFTEQSVEKEKGIIAQEIEMYNDQPDWRAFTGTLRAMFHYHPVRIDIPGTVDSIYTITKDDLYTCYNTFYHPENMSLFIAGNFNLRHILNLIEQNQVSKGFAEMTEIERSYPQEPDSVFEKEMTINMPVSIPKCTIGIKESSSELTGEDFLKKDLLQSMVADFYFSKGGQFYQQLYDEQLIDGSFYFDTTLEKNFGFTLIGGNTNVPEEFAAKVRELLQSTKQTAFTVEEIERMKKKKIGQLLRSMNSLEFMASQFIHYDIAGVDFFTIIPFIQSLTRDDFNTFVRNWIDDERIAECKIVSG; this is encoded by the coding sequence ATGAATAAATACACTTATGACCATATTGGAGAAGAAATTTATAAGGAAAAATTAAATAACGGGCTTTCTGTTTATTTACTCCCTAAACCGCAAATGGCAAAAACATACGGATTGTTTACGACTGATTATGGATCAATCGATCAGACATTTGTCCCGATCGATGGCACAGATCAAACTACGGTCCCAGAGGGCGTGGCGCATTTTCTTGAACATAAAATGTTTGAAAAAGAAGATCGCGATGTATTCTCCGATTTCAGCAAGCAGGGAGCATCGGCTAACGCCTACACTTCCTTTACCAAAACAGCTTATTTATTTGCGAGCACGAATCATATCGAAGAAAACATTGAAACATTGCTCGATTTTGTTCAAAATCCGTATTTCACAGAACAATCCGTTGAAAAAGAAAAAGGCATTATCGCACAGGAAATTGAAATGTATAATGATCAACCGGATTGGCGGGCATTCACCGGCACATTGAGAGCCATGTTTCATTATCACCCGGTCAGGATTGATATACCGGGAACCGTCGACTCCATTTATACGATTACAAAAGATGATTTATATACGTGCTACAATACGTTTTATCACCCTGAAAATATGTCATTGTTTATTGCGGGTAATTTTAACCTCAGGCATATATTGAATCTGATCGAACAGAATCAGGTATCCAAAGGCTTTGCTGAAATGACGGAGATTGAACGGTCATATCCACAGGAACCTGATTCGGTTTTTGAAAAAGAAATGACGATAAATATGCCTGTATCAATTCCGAAATGTACAATCGGCATTAAAGAGTCATCTTCCGAACTCACCGGGGAAGATTTTTTGAAAAAGGATTTGCTTCAGAGTATGGTTGCAGATTTTTATTTCTCAAAAGGCGGGCAATTTTATCAGCAGCTATATGATGAACAGCTGATCGATGGAAGCTTTTATTTTGATACGACCTTGGAGAAAAATTTTGGCTTCACATTGATTGGCGGGAATACAAATGTACCGGAAGAGTTCGCAGCTAAAGTCCGGGAATTGTTGCAGTCGACTAAACAGACTGCATTTACGGTTGAAGAAATCGAACGGATGAAGAAAAAGAAAATCGGACAATTATTAAGGTCAATGAATTCGCTCGAGTTCATGGCGAGTCAGTTTATTCACTACGATATCGCCGGTGTTGATTTCTTCACGATTATACCTTTTATTCAGTCCTTAACACGTGATGATTTCAACACATTTGTTCGAAACTGGATTGACGATGAACGTATAGCAGAATGCAAAATCGTAAGCGGGTAG
- the ymfI gene encoding elongation factor P 5-aminopentanone reductase encodes MRKNVLIIGASGGIGSAVAKQLAGESYQLILHYNQNKQAMYANRDKLHEESILMEVQADLSQDDGINRLISQIVFPVDAIIFAGGTAHYGLFQDTEETQMDMMLTLHVKAPWLITQQLLPSMIQRKQGRIILITSVWGETGAANEVVYSSVKGAQNSFVKALAKESAASGIAVNAVSPGFIDTKMNQGLLQEEKEKIISDIPANRPGTPEDVAHTVAFLMSEHADYIHGEIIHVSGGWRS; translated from the coding sequence ATGAGAAAAAATGTACTGATTATTGGTGCGAGCGGCGGCATTGGTTCAGCTGTTGCCAAACAGCTTGCCGGAGAAAGCTATCAGTTGATTTTGCATTATAATCAAAATAAACAAGCAATGTATGCAAACCGCGATAAATTACACGAGGAATCAATATTGATGGAGGTTCAGGCGGATTTGAGTCAAGATGATGGCATTAATCGTCTAATCAGCCAGATTGTATTTCCTGTTGATGCGATTATTTTTGCTGGCGGCACAGCACATTACGGGCTATTTCAGGATACTGAGGAAACCCAGATGGATATGATGCTGACACTTCATGTGAAGGCGCCGTGGCTAATAACGCAACAATTATTGCCATCAATGATTCAGCGGAAACAAGGGAGAATCATTTTGATCACCTCCGTATGGGGAGAAACCGGCGCGGCGAATGAAGTCGTTTATTCTTCGGTGAAAGGCGCGCAAAACAGCTTTGTGAAAGCCCTGGCAAAGGAGTCGGCCGCCTCCGGTATAGCTGTGAACGCTGTCAGTCCGGGATTTATTGACACAAAGATGAATCAAGGGCTGCTTCAAGAGGAAAAGGAAAAAATCATTTCTGATATTCCGGCTAACAGACCCGGCACGCCAGAGGATGTTGCGCATACTGTCGCTTTTCTGATGAGTGAACACGCCGATTATATTCATGGTGAAATAATACATGTCAGCGGTGGATGGCGCTCATAA
- a CDS encoding DUF3243 domain-containing protein: MSVLDNFDSWKAFLADRLQQAESQGMGQKTISNMAYEVGDYLASNTSAKNSEEAVLQEIWNAGSDEERHALASAMVKLVQNQGNS, from the coding sequence ATGTCCGTTCTTGATAATTTTGACTCATGGAAAGCTTTTTTGGCTGACAGACTTCAACAGGCTGAGAGCCAGGGAATGGGACAAAAGACCATTTCCAACATGGCATACGAAGTTGGAGACTATCTGGCGTCCAATACAAGTGCCAAAAATAGTGAAGAGGCTGTTTTACAGGAAATATGGAATGCCGGATCTGACGAGGAAAGACATGCACTGGCAAGTGCAATGGTGAAACTCGTACAAAATCAGGGAAATTCATGA
- a CDS encoding DUF3388 domain-containing protein, translating into MEKTEWYLEYEIQYNRPGLLGDISSILGMLSINIISINGVAKSRRGMLLLAKQEEQILRLKSIMQTMDTIKITKVRKSKLRDKLAVRHGQYIQSEGDDRKTFRFVRNELGILVDFMAELYKKEGHKLIGIRGMPRVGKTESIVAASVCANKRWLFVSSTLLKQTIRNELIKGEYSKDNLYIIDGMVSARQSNEKHWQLIREIMQLPSVKVVEHPDAFVQTTDYKLDDFDYIIELRTDENEEITYEPVNQFAQEDGFSMFDF; encoded by the coding sequence ATGGAGAAGACAGAATGGTACCTTGAATATGAGATACAGTACAATCGACCGGGGTTATTGGGTGATATTTCTTCTATATTGGGAATGCTCTCCATTAACATCATTTCGATTAACGGTGTGGCAAAATCAAGAAGAGGTATGCTGCTGCTCGCCAAACAAGAAGAACAAATACTGCGATTGAAATCAATTATGCAAACGATGGACACAATAAAAATTACAAAAGTGCGAAAATCGAAACTCCGTGATAAACTTGCAGTCAGGCATGGCCAATATATCCAGAGTGAAGGTGATGACCGCAAAACTTTCCGGTTTGTCCGGAATGAATTGGGAATATTAGTGGACTTTATGGCTGAACTTTATAAAAAGGAAGGTCATAAACTGATCGGCATACGGGGGATGCCGCGTGTCGGAAAAACTGAATCTATTGTAGCGGCCAGCGTCTGTGCCAATAAAAGATGGTTGTTTGTATCGAGCACCTTGCTTAAGCAGACGATCAGAAATGAACTGATTAAAGGTGAATACAGCAAGGATAACTTATATATCATTGATGGGATGGTCTCAGCACGGCAATCTAATGAAAAACATTGGCAGCTTATACGGGAGATAATGCAGCTTCCGTCCGTCAAAGTTGTTGAACATCCTGATGCGTTTGTCCAAACAACCGATTATAAATTGGATGACTTTGACTATATCATTGAACTTCGAACAGACGAAAATGAAGAAATTACATATGAACCGGTTAATCAATTTGCTCAGGAAGATGGTTTTTCGATGTTTGATTTTTAG
- a CDS encoding helix-turn-helix domain-containing protein, translated as MGIGERLKEARLEQDLSLESLQETTKIQKRYLEAIEQENFKILPGNFYARAFIKEYASAVGLDPNEILEEYKEDLPQSEDNSAAPYSHIQRSRKDERPSKTSSVFSIIPTVIVALLVVGIIFVIWFFYQGTMTEDSTEPVETQDDNEVIRDSDNGSQEEEQTDDGTGEGEGSTSQSENSDEQSDASDSEEPAPEFVVDEEGTGSSPESTVTLENASDNPSATIEVTGESWLEVENDAGESLHSGMVTAENSPVEVDLSETDRVWFSVGNAPALDITIDDVSLEYPVNPEEEVFQKIWVNINQTEE; from the coding sequence ATGGGGATTGGTGAAAGACTAAAAGAAGCAAGGTTAGAGCAAGATTTGTCTTTGGAAAGTTTACAGGAAACAACAAAGATACAGAAACGATATCTCGAAGCAATTGAACAGGAAAATTTTAAAATATTGCCGGGGAATTTCTATGCCCGTGCGTTTATTAAAGAATATGCCTCAGCAGTGGGTCTGGATCCTAATGAAATACTCGAGGAATATAAAGAAGATTTGCCGCAATCAGAAGACAATAGTGCAGCACCATATTCACATATTCAACGGTCACGCAAAGATGAAAGACCAAGTAAAACGTCATCGGTATTTTCGATAATCCCAACTGTTATAGTGGCGTTGCTGGTGGTAGGTATCATTTTTGTCATATGGTTTTTTTATCAGGGGACAATGACTGAAGATAGTACAGAACCTGTGGAAACACAAGATGATAATGAAGTGATCAGGGATTCGGATAATGGCAGCCAGGAAGAGGAGCAAACAGACGATGGCACAGGTGAGGGTGAAGGAAGCACCTCCCAGTCAGAGAATAGTGATGAACAGAGTGATGCGTCTGACTCAGAAGAACCGGCACCTGAGTTCGTTGTGGATGAAGAAGGGACAGGAAGTTCGCCCGAATCGACAGTGACACTTGAGAACGCGAGTGACAATCCTTCTGCGACAATCGAAGTGACGGGTGAATCCTGGCTGGAAGTTGAAAATGACGCTGGCGAAAGTTTGCATTCAGGTATGGTCACTGCTGAAAATTCACCGGTTGAAGTGGATTTATCCGAAACGGACAGGGTATGGTTCAGTGTTGGGAATGCGCCGGCATTGGATATAACGATTGACGATGTCTCGTTAGAATATCCTGTTAATCCTGAAGAAGAAGTGTTTCAAAAAATTTGGGTTAACATTAACCAAACTGAGGAATAA
- the pgsA gene encoding CDP-diacylglycerol--glycerol-3-phosphate 3-phosphatidyltransferase: protein MNVPNKITLSRILLIPIFIILLSVPFNWGEWHIGERVLPFSHLAAALLFIIAAATDWIDGFYARKYNLVTNLGKFLDPLADKLLVAAALILLVEQGAAPGWIAIIIISRELAVTGLRLVAAGEGVVLAAGSMGKLKTATQMIAIALLLLHNFPFSFIGIPFGLIMLYAALIFTILSGYDYFAKNWHVMRDSK, encoded by the coding sequence GTGAACGTACCAAACAAGATCACACTATCGCGAATTCTATTAATCCCGATTTTTATCATTTTGCTTTCTGTTCCGTTCAATTGGGGCGAATGGCATATTGGTGAAAGGGTGTTACCTTTTTCTCACCTTGCTGCCGCCTTGTTGTTTATTATTGCAGCAGCAACTGATTGGATTGACGGGTTTTATGCAAGAAAATATAACCTGGTTACAAATTTGGGGAAATTTCTCGATCCGCTGGCAGATAAACTGCTTGTGGCAGCAGCACTCATTTTACTTGTAGAGCAAGGAGCAGCTCCTGGATGGATAGCCATTATCATCATCAGCAGAGAACTTGCTGTAACAGGGCTTCGGCTTGTTGCCGCGGGTGAGGGAGTTGTGCTTGCAGCTGGAAGTATGGGGAAATTAAAAACAGCCACCCAAATGATTGCGATTGCGTTATTACTGCTTCATAACTTCCCATTTTCCTTTATTGGTATTCCGTTTGGGCTAATTATGCTGTATGCGGCTTTAATCTTTACGATTCTGTCCGGTTATGACTATTTCGCAAAAAACTGGCATGTAATGAGGGATTCAAAATAA